The following coding sequences are from one Pseudomonadota bacterium window:
- a CDS encoding CHASE2 domain-containing protein, which yields MDGENIYKKLLSAISLFLAKIRLFPHYLDWRWWEREQKLSFLINICIGFALGIAFFFMTHLQYMENVFNSTVDKLIKKEAAAFLKTSEKCFKQPSQYKECKNIRNKISNHIVFIDIDSDTYSRWGEPLFIPRKQIAKFLRLADKNRAKVVYLDTIFDYPSNYPEEDAELRKCLENITKRKSELKIIFPTIKGIINNKIKKNIFDDVINKNPNFYRGFPYASFSKSDRVVRYIRYYDIAKGTDGENTVLWGVPVLSVALFTNDFPRLKALESKILDDFKYERTKKHIVGLSNNGLIEIGNNELFSNRIRFAFLPPGTLNSEGNLFAERILPDEVEALQQDLNDKIVIIGTSSPDKEGWYRTPVGDMAGIYIIGNAMNVLLGNWQVRDAPLWVGFLINLLVVIFACYMFVHFPPSTARIITVLFASILLTPITYYFYVEYGIFINTIFLFMNLVIPVMAMGWYRIQKTIKKIVPNTILRFLSRY from the coding sequence ATGGATGGAGAAAATATTTATAAAAAACTGCTCAGTGCTATATCTCTTTTTTTAGCTAAGATAAGACTTTTCCCCCACTATTTAGACTGGCGGTGGTGGGAGAGGGAGCAAAAACTATCTTTTCTTATCAATATATGTATCGGATTTGCCTTGGGAATCGCTTTCTTTTTTATGACTCACTTACAGTACATGGAAAATGTCTTCAATTCCACAGTAGACAAACTTATAAAGAAGGAAGCCGCTGCATTTTTAAAAACATCCGAAAAATGCTTTAAGCAACCGTCTCAATATAAAGAATGCAAAAATATACGTAACAAGATATCAAACCATATAGTATTCATCGATATCGACAGCGATACATATAGTAGATGGGGAGAGCCCTTATTCATCCCAAGAAAACAAATAGCAAAATTCTTAAGATTAGCAGACAAGAATAGAGCTAAGGTTGTGTACCTTGATACCATATTTGACTACCCTTCGAATTATCCGGAGGAAGACGCTGAACTAAGAAAATGCTTAGAGAACATAACAAAAAGAAAATCAGAACTCAAAATTATATTCCCGACAATTAAAGGCATCATCAATAATAAAATTAAAAAAAATATTTTTGATGATGTGATAAACAAAAATCCTAATTTTTATCGGGGGTTTCCATATGCATCTTTTTCAAAATCCGACAGGGTTGTTCGCTATATACGCTATTATGATATAGCGAAGGGCACTGATGGTGAGAATACTGTTTTATGGGGAGTGCCCGTTTTATCTGTTGCCCTGTTTACCAACGATTTCCCCAGATTAAAGGCATTAGAATCAAAAATTCTCGACGACTTTAAGTATGAGAGGACAAAAAAACATATTGTTGGATTATCAAATAATGGTCTTATAGAAATAGGAAACAATGAGCTTTTTTCAAACAGGATACGATTTGCTTTTTTACCGCCAGGTACATTAAATAGTGAAGGGAATCTGTTCGCTGAAAGGATCCTGCCGGATGAAGTTGAGGCATTGCAGCAGGACTTAAATGACAAAATAGTCATCATCGGTACATCAAGTCCGGATAAAGAGGGTTGGTATCGAACACCTGTTGGAGATATGGCGGGAATATATATTATCGGAAATGCAATGAATGTCTTACTGGGGAATTGGCAGGTTCGTGATGCACCGTTATGGGTTGGCTTTTTAATCAATTTATTGGTTGTCATATTTGCATGCTATATGTTCGTGCATTTTCCTCCATCGACTGCCAGAATAATTACCGTACTTTTTGCTTCTATACTATTGACACCGATAACATACTATTTTTATGTGGAATACGGGATTTTTATAAATACAATTTTTCTTTTTATGAATTTGGTTATTCCTGTTATGGCTATGGGATGGTACAGGATTCAGAAAACTATAAAGAAAATTGTTCCAAACACAATATTAAGGTTCTTATCTCGATATTAA